From a single Solanum dulcamara chromosome 4, daSolDulc1.2, whole genome shotgun sequence genomic region:
- the LOC129886442 gene encoding exportin-2 has translation MEWNPETAQFLSQCFLNTLSPLPEPRRRAETALSEASERSNYGLAVLHLVAEPSVDEQIRQSAAVNFKNHLKARWVPSPPKEPNLPALNPISDPEKELIKSLIVSLMLKSSPKIQSQLSEALAVIGKHDFPKAWQTLLPELVANLDTLTQANDYASVNGVLATINSLFKKFRYQFKTNELLLDLKYCLDNFAKPLLEVFKRTVNLIDQAVACGAANVATLKLYIESQRLCCRIFYSLNFQELPEFFEDHMDEWMIEFNKYLTVKYSVLEDTGNDGLAVVDGLRAAVCENIGLYMEKEEELFQKYLSGFVEAVWSLLVASSASSSRERLTVTAIKFLTTVSTSVHHTLFERDDILEQICQSIVIPNVMLRDEDEELFEMNYIEFIRRDMEGSDLDTRRRIACELLKGIGMHYKDKVTAKVSLQIKNCLGLFSQNPDANWKYKDCAIYLVVSLATKKAGGSSVSTDLVDVENFFGSVIVPELQSRDVNVFPMLKAGALKFFTMFRNQLPKAVAMALLPDVVRFLASESNVVHSYAASCIEKLLLVKDDGTRARYTAADISPFLLVLMTNLFSALEKPESEENQYIMKCIMRVLGAAEISRDVASACITGLTNVLNRVCQNPKNPIFNHYLFESVAVLIRRACERDPTLISAFEGSLFPSLQMVLSKDVSEFFPYAFQLLAQLVELNRPPVPQHYVQIFEILLLPESWKKSANVPALVRLLQAFLRKAPHELNQQGRLSNVLGIFNTLISSPSTDDQGFYVLNTVVENLGYDVISPFMGHIWVSLFNRLQHGRTVKFLKNLVIFMSLFLVKHGLQNLVVSMNAVQKDVFQTIVEQFWVPNLKLITGSVELKLTSVASTKLICESSTLLDSKVRGKMLDSIVTLLSRPEEERVLDEPDVPDFGETVGYNATFVHLYNAGKKEEDPLKEVNDPKQYLVASLANLAALSPGTYPQIIRENLEAANQTALLQLCSSYNLSIV, from the coding sequence ATGGAGTGGAACCCTGAAACCGCGCAATTTCTCTCTCAATGCTTCCTTAACACGCTATCTCCGTTACCGGAGCCTCGTCGTCGAGCTGAAACGGCACTTTCTGAGGCCTCCGAGAGATCTAACTATGGTCTCGCGGTGCTTCATCTTGTAGCTGAGCCTTCTGTTGATGAGCAGATCCGTCAATCTGCTGCTGTTAACTTCAAAAACCACCTCAAGGCCCGTTGGGTTCCATCCCCTCCTAAAGAACCAAATCTTCCTGCCTTAAACCCCATTTCAGACCCTGAAAAGGAGCTTATTAAGAGCTTGATTGTTTCTCTTATGCTTAAGTCCTCACCCAAGATACAATCTCAGCTCAGTGAAGCGTTGGCTGTGATTGGAAAGCATGATTTCCCAAAAGCTTGGCAAACTTTGTTGCCCGAGCTTGTTGCCAACCTTGATACTTTAACACAAGCTAATGATTATGCTTCTGTTAATGGTGTTTTAGCTACGATTAATTCTCTATTTAAGAAGTTTCGCTATCAGTTTAAGACCAATGAGTTGCTTCTTGATTTGAAATACTGTCTTGATAACTTTGCAAAGCCACTTTTGGAAGTGTTTAAAAGAACCGTGAATTTGATCGATCAAGCTGTCGCATGTGGGGCTGCAAATGTCGCAACCCTTAAACTCTACATAGAGTCTCAGAGGTTGTGCTGTAGGATATTTTATTCGTTGAATTTTCAAGAGTTGCCGGAGTTCTTTGAGGACCATATGGATGAGTGGATGATCGAGTTTAACAAGTATCTCACTGTGAAGTACTCCGTGCTTGAAGACACTGGGAATGATGGTCTTGCTGTTGTCGATGGCCTGCGTGCTGCAGTGTGTGAAAATATTGGTCTTTATATGGAGAAAGAGGAAGAACTGTTTCAAAAGTATCTAAGTGGGTTTGTGGAGGCTGTGTGGAGTCTTCTTGTGGCTTCATCTGCATCTTCTAGTAGGGAACGACTTACTGTTACTGCAATCAAGTTCTTAACCACTGTTAGTACTAGTGTTCATCATACTTTGTTTGAAAGAGATGACATTCTGGAGCAGATTTGTCAGAGTATTGTTATTCCCAATGTGATGCTGAGGGACGAGGACGAGGAGTTGTTTGAAATGAACTATATTGAGTTTATTAGGCGGGATATGGAAGGGAGTGATCTTGACACTAGGAGGAGGATTGCTTGTGAACTGCTCAAGGGCATTGGCATGCATTACAAAGACAAGGTCACAGCGAAGGTTTCCCTTCAGATAAAAAATTGCTTGGGCTTGTTTTCTCAAAATCCCGACGCAAATTGGAAATATAAGGATTGCGCTATCTATTTGGTTGTCTCCCTTGCCACTAAGAAGGCAGGTGGTAGTTCAGTATCAACTGATCTCGTTGATGTCGAGAACTTTTTCGGGTCAGTTATTGTACCAGAGTTGCAAAGTAGGGATGTGAATGTCTTTCCAATGTTGAAGGCAGGTGCATTGAAGTTCTTTACTATGTTCAGAAATCAGCTGCCAAAGGCTGTTGCAATGGCATTGCTTCCAGATGTTGTTCGCTTCCTTGCTTCAGAGTCAAATGTGGTTCATTCTTATGCTGCGAGTTGCATTGAGAAATTGTTGCTTGTTAAAGATGATGGGACACGAGCAAGATATACAGCAGCAGATATTAGCCCCTTTTTGTTAGTGTTGATGACTAACCTTTTTAGTGCCCTGGAGAAGCCAGAATCTGAGGAGAATCAATATATAATGAAGTGTATCATGCGAGTGCTAGGAGCTGCTGAAATTTCTCGTGATGTTGCTTCTGCTTGCATAACAGGTCTGACAAATGTCCTCAACAGAGTCTGCCAGAACCCAAAGAATCCTATTTTCAATCATTATCTCTTTGAATCAGTAGCTGTTCTTATTAGGAGAGCCTGTGAGAGGGATCCTACTCTTATATCTGCTTTTGAAGGCAGCCTTTTCCCTAGCCTCCAGATGGTCTTATCTAAGGATGTGAGTGAATTCTTTCCTTATGCATTTCAGCTGTTGGCTCAGCTTGTTGAGTTGAATAGACCTCCTGTACCTCAGCACTACGTGCAGATCTTTGAGATTCTCCTTTTACCCGAGTCATGGAAAAAGTCCGCAAATGTTCCAGCTCTTGTCCGATTGCTCCAAGCATTCCTCCGGAAGGCACCCCATGAGCTAAACCAGCAGGGCAGGCTGTCTAATGTTCTGGGTATTTTCAATACACTGATTTCATCTCCCAGCACAGATGACCAAGGTTTTTATGTGCTCAACACGGTTGTTGAAAATCTTGGGTATGATGTAATATCACCTTTTATGGGCCACATTTGGGTTTCACTTTTTAACCGGCTGCAGCATGGTAGAACAGTGAAGTTTCTGAAGAATCTTGTGATATTTATGTCTCTATTCTTGGTCAAGCATGGGTTACAGAATCTTGTGGTTTCAATGAATGCTGTTCAGAAGGATGTATTTCAGACCATTGTGGAGCAATTTTGGGTGCCTAACCTCAAGTTAATCACAGGATCTGTTGAACTCAAGCTGACTTCAGTTGCTTCAACTAAACTAATATGTGAATCTTCAACATTATTGGATTCCAAGGTTCGGGGAAAAATGCTTGACAGTATTGTTACTCTTCTCTCCAGACCAGAGGAAGAGAGAGTGTTGGATGAGCCAGATGTTCCAGACTTTGGGGAGACTGTGGGTTATAATGCTACTTTCGTTCATCTTTATAATGCTGGGAAGAAAGAAGAGGACCCTTTGAAGGAAGTGAATGATCCAAAGCAATATTTGGTGGCTTCCTTGGCGAATCTTGCTGCTCTTTCCCCTGGAACATATCCGCAGATTATTAGAGAAAATCTTGAGGCAGCAAATCAAACAGCTCTTCTTCAGCTCTGCAGCTCCTATAATCTCTCAATAGTTTGA